In Haloimpatiens massiliensis, the following are encoded in one genomic region:
- the gcvPB gene encoding aminomethyl-transferring glycine dehydrogenase subunit GcvPB: MLNYDKLIFEVSKEGRIGYSLPKCDVDNVSIDTIIPKELLREEDALLPEVSENEVVRHFTLLSTKNFGVDSGFYPLGSCTMKYNPKINEDMATLNTLKNIHPYQEEETVQGALEIMYDLNCKLSEITGMDYVSLQPAAGAHGELTGLMIIKAYHDKRADKKRTKIIVPDSAHGTNPASANVAGFEIVQVKSNENGGVDIESLKSVLNDEIAGLMLTNPNTLGIFDPNIKLISSLVHEAGGLVYYDGANLNAVMGKSRPGDMGFDVVHLNLHKTFAAPHGGGGPGSGPVGVKKHLIPFVPVPVVEKTENSFVLNYDKEDSIGKVKSFYGNFGVMVKSYAYILTMGAEGLRKSSETAVLNANYLQKKLKDHYNLPYDGICKHEFVLGGLKEPNGVGTLDVAKRLLDYGYHPPTIYFPLIVDSAIMIEPTESESLETLDGFADSMISISEEAKKDAEILHSAPLTTPLKRLDEVKAARSLILKWEDK; encoded by the coding sequence ATGTTAAATTATGATAAATTAATTTTTGAAGTTTCTAAAGAAGGAAGAATTGGTTATTCTTTACCTAAATGTGATGTAGACAATGTATCTATAGATACCATAATACCTAAGGAACTTTTAAGAGAAGAAGACGCTCTACTACCTGAAGTTAGTGAAAATGAAGTAGTAAGACATTTCACTCTTTTAAGTACTAAAAACTTTGGAGTAGATTCAGGATTTTACCCTCTAGGTTCTTGTACTATGAAATATAATCCTAAAATAAATGAAGATATGGCTACATTAAATACTCTAAAAAATATCCATCCATATCAAGAGGAAGAGACAGTTCAAGGTGCTTTAGAAATAATGTATGATTTGAATTGCAAATTAAGTGAGATTACTGGTATGGATTATGTATCCCTTCAACCTGCTGCCGGTGCTCATGGTGAACTTACAGGTCTTATGATAATAAAAGCCTATCATGACAAAAGAGCAGATAAAAAAAGAACTAAAATAATAGTTCCAGATTCTGCTCATGGAACTAACCCCGCTAGCGCCAATGTAGCTGGTTTTGAAATAGTACAAGTAAAATCTAATGAAAATGGTGGAGTAGATATTGAAAGCTTAAAATCTGTATTAAATGATGAGATAGCAGGTTTAATGCTTACAAATCCAAATACTTTAGGAATATTTGACCCTAATATAAAATTAATTTCTTCACTAGTCCATGAAGCTGGTGGACTTGTATACTACGATGGAGCAAATTTAAATGCTGTCATGGGAAAATCTAGACCTGGTGATATGGGCTTTGATGTGGTTCACTTAAATCTACACAAAACCTTTGCTGCTCCTCATGGTGGTGGAGGCCCTGGAAGCGGTCCTGTAGGCGTTAAGAAACATCTAATTCCTTTTGTGCCAGTTCCAGTAGTAGAAAAAACTGAAAATAGCTTTGTTCTAAACTATGATAAAGAGGATTCTATAGGAAAAGTAAAAAGCTTCTATGGCAACTTTGGTGTTATGGTAAAATCCTATGCATATATTTTAACTATGGGCGCAGAAGGCTTAAGAAAATCTAGCGAAACTGCAGTACTTAATGCTAACTATTTACAAAAGAAACTTAAGGATCATTACAATCTGCCTTATGATGGCATTTGCAAACATGAATTTGTTCTAGGTGGATTAAAAGAACCTAATGGCGTTGGTACTTTAGATGTGGCAAAACGTCTTTTAGACTATGGATATCATCCACCAACTATATACTTCCCTCTTATAGTAGATTCTGCAATAATGATTGAACCTACTGAATCAGAAAGTTTGGAAACTCTAGATGGCTTTGCTGATTCCATGATTAGCATAAGTGAGGAGGCAAAAAAAGATGCTGAAATTCTTCATTCCGCACCTTTAACTACCCCTTTAAAGAGATTAGATGAAGTCAAAGCTGCTAGAAGTTTAATTTTAAAATGGGAAGATAAATAA
- a CDS encoding amidohydrolase, translated as MTLIKNGKILTMAGEVIENGEILIQGNKIVKVGKNINIPQNCNVIDAEGGYVTPGFIDAHCHIGLFEQDMGFEGEDGNEITDPTTPQLRAIDAINPMDSAFKEAYENGVTCVCTGPGSANVLGGTFAIIKTKGIRIDNMIVKENAAMKCAFGENPKRCYDAKKQSPSTRMATASILRESLMKAKDYLDKKENSKNKPAFDMKMEALIPVLKKEIPLKAHAHRADDIFTAIRIAKEFDVNLTLDHCTEGHLIADELAKENFNAIVGPTFGFRTKIEVKNKTFETLKVLKDAGVKFAIMTDHPVIPLQNLPLCAALGVKAGLDEETALKAITINAAEILGIQDRVGSIEEGKDADIAIFDKHPFDLQASTKYVFIDGEMVYGK; from the coding sequence ATGACATTAATTAAAAATGGAAAAATTTTAACTATGGCTGGTGAAGTTATAGAAAATGGTGAAATATTAATACAAGGTAATAAAATTGTAAAAGTGGGTAAAAATATTAATATACCTCAAAACTGTAATGTAATAGATGCAGAAGGTGGATATGTGACTCCAGGATTTATTGATGCTCATTGCCATATAGGCTTATTTGAACAGGATATGGGTTTTGAAGGTGAGGATGGTAATGAAATTACAGATCCAACTACGCCACAGTTAAGAGCTATTGATGCTATAAATCCTATGGATTCAGCTTTTAAGGAAGCTTATGAAAATGGGGTTACTTGTGTTTGTACAGGTCCAGGTAGTGCCAATGTGTTAGGTGGAACTTTTGCTATAATTAAGACAAAAGGAATTAGAATAGATAATATGATAGTAAAGGAAAATGCAGCTATGAAATGTGCTTTTGGAGAAAATCCAAAGAGATGCTATGATGCTAAAAAACAATCTCCATCTACTAGAATGGCTACAGCTTCTATATTAAGGGAAAGTCTTATGAAAGCTAAGGATTATTTAGACAAAAAAGAAAATAGTAAAAATAAGCCAGCTTTTGATATGAAAATGGAAGCGTTAATACCTGTGCTAAAAAAAGAAATTCCATTAAAGGCACATGCACATAGAGCTGATGATATATTCACTGCTATAAGAATAGCTAAAGAGTTTGATGTGAATTTAACATTAGATCACTGCACTGAAGGACATTTAATAGCAGATGAGCTAGCTAAGGAAAATTTTAATGCTATAGTTGGACCTACTTTTGGATTTAGAACTAAGATAGAAGTTAAAAATAAAACTTTTGAAACACTAAAGGTTTTAAAAGATGCAGGAGTTAAGTTTGCAATTATGACAGATCATCCTGTTATACCACTTCAGAATTTACCTCTCTGTGCAGCATTAGGAGTTAAAGCTGGATTAGATGAAGAAACTGCATTAAAAGCCATTACTATAAATGCAGCAGAGATACTAGGCATACAAGATAGAGTTGGTTCCATAGAAGAGGGTAAAGATGCAGACATAGCTATATTTGATAAGCATCCTTTTGATTTGCAGGCATCTACTAAATATGTATTTATAGATGGAGAAATGGTATACGGAAAATAA
- the gcvT gene encoding glycine cleavage system aminomethyltransferase GcvT, with translation MENLKRTPLFHAHTKLGGKLVDFAGWELPIQYEGIIQEHEAVRTAAGLFDVSHMGEVNVKGKDALSFIQYIITNDASKLEKNQALYTLMCYPNGGVVDDILVYKFNDEHFFLVINAANTDKDVNWLMDNSKKFNVTVDNISNKIGQVALQGPEAQKILSGLTHTDLDSIKFFYCNREVIIDGVKCLVSRTGYTGEDGFEIFSSAEEIEKVWNSILEYGKDKGLKPSALGARDTLRFEANLPLYGNELSDEITPLEAGLGFFVKLDKNDFIGKDALVKQKAEGLKKKIVAFQMEKGIPRHGYEVYKDDTKIGFVTTGYSSPTLKKTIGLALINAEYSTLDSEIGIKIRKNIKPARIIKKSFYKRNYKK, from the coding sequence ATGGAAAATTTAAAAAGAACTCCCCTTTTTCATGCCCATACTAAATTAGGCGGGAAATTGGTGGATTTTGCTGGTTGGGAATTACCTATTCAATACGAAGGAATTATTCAAGAACATGAAGCAGTAAGAACTGCTGCTGGCTTATTCGACGTTTCACACATGGGAGAGGTGAATGTAAAAGGCAAAGATGCTCTTAGCTTTATCCAATATATAATTACAAATGATGCTTCCAAACTAGAAAAAAATCAAGCTCTATACACTCTTATGTGCTATCCAAATGGAGGTGTAGTAGATGATATTTTAGTTTACAAATTCAATGATGAGCACTTTTTCTTAGTAATAAATGCAGCTAATACTGATAAAGATGTAAATTGGTTAATGGATAATTCTAAAAAATTCAATGTAACCGTAGATAATATATCAAATAAAATAGGTCAAGTTGCTCTACAAGGTCCAGAGGCTCAAAAAATACTTTCAGGCTTGACGCACACAGATTTAGATTCTATTAAATTCTTCTACTGTAATAGAGAAGTGATTATTGATGGTGTAAAATGTTTAGTTTCAAGAACAGGATACACTGGTGAAGATGGTTTTGAAATTTTCTCTTCTGCAGAGGAAATAGAAAAAGTATGGAATAGTATTTTAGAATATGGAAAAGATAAGGGTTTAAAACCTTCCGCATTAGGTGCCAGAGATACTTTAAGATTTGAAGCTAATCTTCCATTATACGGAAATGAACTTTCAGATGAAATAACTCCACTTGAAGCTGGATTAGGTTTCTTTGTTAAACTAGATAAAAACGATTTCATAGGTAAAGACGCCTTAGTTAAGCAGAAAGCAGAAGGACTAAAGAAAAAAATAGTAGCTTTCCAAATGGAAAAAGGTATTCCAAGACATGGCTATGAAGTGTACAAGGATGATACTAAAATAGGCTTTGTTACAACAGGTTATTCTTCACCAACTTTAAAGAAAACTATAGGATTAGCTCTTATAAATGCTGAATATTCAACTCTTGATTCTGAAATAGGAATAAAAATAAGAAAAAATATAAAACCTGCTAGAATAATAAAAAAGAGTTTCTACAAGAGAAATTACAAAAAATAA
- a CDS encoding MFS transporter, with translation MKILRNIKGKKNTVINSNIKYYILNGILFTIMTSLYKSFADKFITRLGGGSFHLSLYNALPGLIGAFFMFPGIILISKTKNKKKTMSKFFLLSRLIIFSFAFVPFFPLRYRPTIFIVLFTLMSLPESLSVMSLQSFSGDIFPEHNRSTAISLRNKFSTLFNIIFLLILGEIFNIVAHNNEQAVVLYQILFVLSFIVGLIEISTFMKLKEVNPIQMKKESLKDLKVQIPKILKNKTFSGFLFCSLIFHFGWQMGWPLFSIYQIKYLHANELWLTIINVSSNVVMFFCYSYWNKLIQKRGNAFVIMFATFGMAITPIFYALSYNLYILTLTGLITGFFTSGTLTVILSSLLEVCPEENRLLYVGIHATFTNLTLSIAPMVGNLVLSYTNIYIALCISGFFRLIGSIAFYIRKKYIKKNVNTSSMCC, from the coding sequence ATGAAAATATTACGGAATATTAAAGGCAAAAAAAATACTGTAATAAACAGTAATATAAAATACTATATTTTAAATGGTATACTTTTTACCATTATGACTTCATTATATAAATCCTTTGCAGACAAATTTATAACTAGATTAGGAGGCGGCTCTTTTCATCTATCCTTATATAACGCTTTACCAGGCTTAATAGGCGCTTTTTTTATGTTTCCTGGAATAATTCTTATAAGTAAAACAAAGAATAAGAAAAAAACTATGTCTAAGTTCTTTCTTCTCAGCAGATTAATAATTTTCTCTTTTGCATTTGTTCCTTTTTTTCCACTTAGATATAGACCCACTATATTTATAGTATTATTTACACTTATGAGCCTACCTGAATCCTTATCTGTAATGTCGCTACAAAGTTTCTCAGGAGATATATTTCCAGAACACAATCGTTCAACTGCTATATCATTGAGAAATAAATTTTCTACTCTTTTTAATATTATTTTTCTACTTATTTTAGGTGAAATATTTAACATAGTAGCCCATAATAATGAACAAGCTGTAGTATTATATCAAATTTTATTCGTACTATCGTTCATAGTAGGACTTATAGAAATTTCTACTTTTATGAAATTAAAAGAAGTAAATCCTATACAAATGAAAAAAGAATCCCTTAAAGATTTAAAAGTACAAATACCTAAAATTTTAAAAAATAAAACTTTCAGTGGTTTTCTATTTTGTTCCTTAATATTCCACTTCGGATGGCAAATGGGCTGGCCACTATTTAGCATTTATCAAATAAAATATCTACACGCCAATGAATTATGGCTTACTATTATAAATGTATCTTCTAATGTAGTTATGTTTTTTTGCTATAGTTATTGGAATAAACTTATACAAAAAAGGGGCAATGCATTCGTAATAATGTTTGCTACTTTTGGCATGGCTATAACACCGATTTTTTATGCACTTTCCTATAATTTATATATATTAACTTTGACAGGTTTAATAACTGGTTTTTTCACTTCTGGTACTCTCACAGTTATTTTAAGCTCTTTATTAGAAGTTTGTCCTGAAGAAAATAGGCTTTTATATGTGGGAATACACGCTACTTTCACAAATCTAACTTTATCTATAGCACCTATGGTTGGAAATCTTGTATTATCTTATACCAATATATATATTGCTTTATGCATATCAGGTTTTTTTAGACTTATTGGAAGCATTGCTTTTTACATACGGAAAAAATATATAAAAAAGAATGTTAATACTTCCTCCATGTGTTGTTAA
- the gcvH gene encoding glycine cleavage system protein GcvH: MKVIEGLYYSKEHEWVKLDGDNAYIGITDYAQDALGDIVYVELPEVDDEILVGDALSVVESVKAASDVYMPIDGKVIEVNEALDDDVELVNNDPYNSWIAKVEILNKDQIKDLMSAEEYQEFCSKEA, encoded by the coding sequence ATGAAAGTTATAGAAGGCTTATATTATTCTAAAGAACATGAATGGGTAAAATTAGATGGAGATAATGCTTACATAGGAATAACAGACTATGCACAAGATGCCCTTGGAGATATAGTTTATGTGGAACTTCCAGAAGTAGACGACGAAATTCTTGTAGGGGATGCTCTAAGCGTTGTAGAATCAGTTAAAGCTGCATCTGATGTTTATATGCCTATAGATGGCAAAGTTATAGAAGTGAATGAAGCTCTAGATGACGACGTAGAGTTAGTTAATAATGACCCTTACAATAGCTGGATTGCAAAAGTTGAAATTTTAAACAAAGATCAAATAAAGGATTTAATGAGTGCTGAAGAGTACCAAGAATTCTGCTCTAAGGAGGCATAA
- a CDS encoding YdcF family protein, protein MNKYNKKLSAILVILGILSLIYYVILLGFNFKISFSRFWLLVGIIFIIGGILNKNNIKIPKKFSGVRKIVKVIICAFIIMFIIIEIPILYYGNKDYTADSDYIIVLGAGLQGRTMSLTLYQRVEKAWGYLKDHPNTKIIVSGGKGANEAISEAEAMEKYFLNKGIERNRIIKEDKSKNTYENLLFSKEKLIQVEGESLEKIKNLKIGVVTSNFHIFRAKMLGNRVGIELQGMPAKVMTTLQLNFYVREALAVVKSVIFDR, encoded by the coding sequence ATGAATAAATATAATAAAAAACTAAGCGCTATATTAGTAATCTTAGGCATTTTGTCTTTAATTTATTATGTTATACTACTTGGTTTTAATTTTAAAATAAGTTTTTCACGATTTTGGTTATTAGTTGGTATAATATTTATTATAGGTGGGATTTTGAATAAAAATAATATTAAAATCCCAAAAAAATTTTCGGGTGTGAGAAAAATAGTAAAGGTCATTATTTGTGCGTTTATAATTATGTTTATAATTATAGAAATTCCTATATTATATTATGGAAATAAGGATTACACAGCTGATTCTGATTATATAATAGTATTAGGAGCTGGATTGCAAGGAAGAACTATGTCACTTACTCTTTACCAAAGGGTGGAGAAGGCATGGGGTTATTTAAAAGATCACCCTAACACTAAAATAATAGTATCAGGTGGTAAGGGAGCAAATGAAGCCATAAGTGAGGCAGAAGCTATGGAAAAATATTTTTTAAACAAGGGTATAGAAAGAAATAGAATTATAAAGGAGGATAAATCCAAAAATACCTATGAAAATTTACTTTTTTCAAAAGAAAAATTGATTCAAGTTGAAGGTGAAAGTTTAGAGAAAATTAAAAATCTAAAAATAGGGGTTGTAACAAGTAATTTTCATATTTTTAGGGCTAAAATGTTAGGAAATAGAGTTGGAATAGAATTACAGGGAATGCCTGCAAAGGTTATGACTACTCTTCAGCTTAATTTTTATGTGAGAGAAGCTTTAGCTGTAGTAAAATCTGTAATTTTTGATAGATAG
- the deoC gene encoding deoxyribose-phosphate aldolase has protein sequence MKIQEYIDHTLLKPEATEEKIIKVCKEAREYKFASVCVNPYYASLVTKELEGTEVKTCVVIGFPLGANTKEVKAFETEQAIKNGAKEVDMVINVGALKDKKYDVVKQDIKAVVEAAKGKALVKVIIETCLLTEEEKVKACELSKEVGADFVKTSTGFSTGGATKEDIALMRKVVGKDLGVKASGGIRDYKACMDMINAGASRIGASAGIKIVQQAESGDMKETKGSGLY, from the coding sequence ATGAAAATACAGGAGTACATTGACCACACATTATTAAAACCAGAGGCTACAGAGGAGAAAATTATTAAAGTATGTAAAGAGGCTAGAGAGTACAAATTTGCATCTGTATGTGTAAATCCGTACTATGCTTCATTAGTAACAAAAGAATTAGAAGGAACAGAAGTGAAGACTTGTGTTGTAATAGGGTTCCCTTTAGGAGCTAACACTAAAGAAGTTAAAGCTTTTGAAACAGAGCAGGCTATAAAAAATGGTGCCAAAGAAGTGGATATGGTTATAAATGTAGGAGCTTTAAAAGACAAGAAATATGACGTAGTAAAACAAGATATAAAGGCTGTAGTAGAAGCTGCAAAGGGAAAAGCACTTGTAAAAGTTATAATAGAAACTTGTCTTCTAACTGAAGAAGAAAAAGTAAAAGCATGTGAACTTTCAAAAGAAGTAGGAGCAGATTTTGTAAAAACTTCTACAGGATTTTCAACAGGTGGAGCTACTAAAGAAGATATAGCTTTAATGAGAAAAGTAGTAGGAAAAGATTTAGGAGTAAAGGCGTCAGGTGGAATAAGAGACTATAAAGCTTGCATGGACATGATTAATGCTGGTGCGAGCAGAATAGGAGCTAGTGCAGGAATAAAGATAGTACAGCAGGCTGAAAGTGGCGATATGAAAGAAACTAAAGGTTCAGGTCTTTATTAA
- the gcvPA gene encoding aminomethyl-transferring glycine dehydrogenase subunit GcvPA: MFPYIPNTAEDEKKILDYLGLNKVDDLFSDIPEDLRLKDRLNINEPLSEMEVSTKITHTANKNISTEDSICFLGAGAYDHFIPSIIHHITSRSEFYTAYTPYQPEISQGTLQAIFEYQTMICNLTGMDVSNASLYDGASATAEACNMALDSCKGNSIVISKTVHPEVRRVVKTYMRFKNVEVIEIDFKDGCTDMELLKSKVNKDTLGVVVQNPNFFGVVEDYSEVSKIAHDNKALFIMNVDPISLGILKTPKEYGADIAVGEGQVLGNPLSFGGPYLGFMAVTKKLMRKMPGRIVGQTEDVDGKRAFVLTLQAREQHIRREKATSNICSNQSLNALTATIYLSTLGKEGIKEVANQCAKKAYYAYNKLISTGKFKPVWNKPFFREFVLETAMDVSLLNKELIKYGITGGYSLQKSYPLCKNQILLCVTEKRTKEEIDYLVKIMEEIKC; this comes from the coding sequence ATGTTTCCATACATTCCAAACACAGCGGAAGATGAAAAGAAAATATTAGATTATTTAGGATTAAATAAAGTAGATGATTTATTTAGCGACATTCCTGAAGATTTAAGACTAAAGGACAGACTAAATATTAATGAGCCTTTAAGTGAAATGGAAGTAAGCACCAAAATCACACACACAGCAAATAAAAACATCTCCACAGAAGACAGCATATGCTTCCTTGGAGCTGGAGCTTACGACCATTTTATACCTTCTATTATACACCACATTACTTCAAGAAGCGAGTTTTACACCGCTTATACACCATATCAACCAGAAATAAGTCAAGGGACCTTACAGGCAATTTTTGAATATCAAACTATGATATGCAATCTTACAGGCATGGATGTTTCCAATGCTTCTTTATACGATGGAGCTTCTGCTACTGCTGAAGCATGTAACATGGCTTTAGACAGTTGTAAGGGTAATTCAATAGTTATTTCTAAAACTGTTCACCCTGAAGTAAGAAGAGTAGTAAAAACTTATATGAGATTTAAAAATGTTGAAGTTATAGAAATAGATTTTAAGGATGGCTGCACAGATATGGAACTTCTTAAATCTAAGGTAAACAAGGATACTCTTGGAGTAGTAGTTCAAAATCCTAATTTCTTTGGAGTAGTAGAAGACTACAGTGAGGTTTCCAAAATAGCCCATGATAATAAAGCATTATTCATAATGAATGTAGACCCAATTTCACTAGGCATACTAAAAACTCCAAAAGAATACGGTGCGGATATAGCTGTAGGCGAGGGACAAGTTCTTGGAAACCCTTTAAGCTTTGGTGGTCCATACCTTGGATTTATGGCTGTTACTAAAAAGCTTATGCGTAAGATGCCAGGAAGAATTGTAGGACAAACTGAAGATGTGGATGGAAAAAGAGCTTTTGTTTTAACTCTTCAAGCAAGAGAACAACACATAAGAAGAGAAAAAGCCACATCAAATATTTGCTCAAACCAATCTCTTAATGCTTTGACTGCTACAATATACCTTTCTACATTAGGTAAAGAAGGTATAAAAGAAGTGGCAAATCAATGTGCTAAAAAGGCTTACTACGCCTACAATAAATTAATATCCACTGGAAAATTTAAACCTGTATGGAATAAGCCTTTCTTTAGAGAATTTGTATTAGAGACAGCTATGGATGTATCTCTACTAAATAAAGAATTGATTAAATACGGAATTACCGGAGGATATTCTCTGCAAAAATCCTACCCTCTTTGCAAAAATCAAATTCTTCTTTGTGTAACAGAGAAACGAACTAAAGAAGAAATTGATTATTTAGTAAAGATTATGGAGGAGATAAAATGTTAA
- a CDS encoding pyrimidine-nucleoside phosphorylase, with protein MRMYDLIIKKRNGEELTTEEINFFVDNYTKASIPDYQVSALLMAIFFQKMNSRETADLTMAMVHSGDMLDLSKIEGIKVDKHSTGGVGDTTTLVLTPMVAALGIPVAKMSGRGLGHTGGTIDKLESFDGFSVEISEEQFINNVNTIKIAVNGQTPDLAPADKKLYALRDVTGTVDNLSLISSSIMSKKIASGADAIVLDVKVGDGAFMKTFEDAKALGTAMVNIGKNVGRNTVAVISDMDQPLGFAIGNALEVKEAIDTLKGNGPKDLLQLCLTLGSNMVVLAKKAANVEEAKEMLLGTIKDGSALAKFKEFIKAQGGNVEQVEDTDKLPKAKYVVPVKSPKEGYISKIHAENIGLIAMELGAGRATKEDAIDLAVGIVLSKKRGEKVAEGDIIAYVHANDEKKAEKAVKDIIGNYEIKEKYNNEIPLIYDVIR; from the coding sequence ATGAGAATGTACGATTTGATAATTAAGAAAAGAAATGGTGAAGAACTTACAACTGAAGAAATAAACTTTTTTGTAGATAACTATACTAAAGCTAGTATTCCAGATTATCAAGTATCTGCTCTTTTAATGGCAATATTCTTTCAAAAGATGAACTCTAGAGAAACAGCAGATTTAACTATGGCTATGGTACATTCAGGAGATATGCTTGATTTATCTAAAATAGAAGGTATAAAGGTAGATAAACATAGCACAGGTGGAGTAGGAGATACTACTACTTTAGTGTTAACTCCAATGGTTGCAGCTCTTGGAATTCCAGTTGCAAAAATGTCTGGTAGAGGATTAGGTCACACTGGTGGAACTATTGATAAACTAGAATCTTTTGATGGTTTTTCAGTGGAGATAAGCGAAGAGCAATTTATAAACAATGTAAATACTATAAAAATAGCAGTTAATGGTCAAACTCCAGACTTAGCTCCAGCAGATAAAAAATTATATGCTCTAAGAGATGTAACAGGAACAGTAGATAATTTATCACTTATATCTTCAAGTATAATGAGTAAAAAGATAGCTTCAGGAGCTGATGCTATTGTTTTAGATGTTAAAGTTGGAGATGGAGCATTCATGAAGACTTTTGAAGATGCTAAAGCATTAGGAACAGCTATGGTTAACATAGGTAAAAATGTAGGAAGAAATACTGTAGCTGTAATATCTGATATGGATCAGCCTCTAGGATTTGCTATAGGAAATGCCTTAGAAGTTAAAGAAGCTATAGATACATTAAAGGGCAATGGTCCAAAAGACTTATTACAACTTTGCTTGACTTTAGGAAGCAATATGGTGGTTTTAGCTAAGAAAGCTGCAAATGTAGAAGAAGCTAAAGAAATGCTTTTAGGAACAATAAAAGACGGATCAGCTTTAGCTAAATTTAAAGAATTCATAAAAGCTCAAGGTGGAAATGTAGAACAGGTAGAAGATACAGATAAGCTTCCAAAGGCTAAATACGTAGTTCCAGTTAAAAGTCCAAAAGAGGGATATATAAGCAAGATACACGCTGAAAACATAGGATTAATTGCTATGGAATTAGGAGCAGGTAGAGCTACTAAGGAAGACGCAATTGACTTGGCTGTAGGTATAGTATTATCTAAGAAAAGAGGAGAAAAAGTAGCTGAGGGAGATATAATAGCTTACGTTCATGCTAACGATGAGAAGAAAGCCGAAAAGGCAGTAAAAGATATTATAGGCAACTATGAAATAAAAGAAAAATACAATAATGAAATACCACTTATTTATGATGTTATAAGATAA